A genomic region of Fusobacterium varium contains the following coding sequences:
- a CDS encoding extracellular solute-binding protein, whose translation MKKIFLLLALIFTLVSCGESKKEENVLYLYGWADYIPPEIYQNFEKETGIKVVEDIYSSNEEMFTKLKAGGTGYDIVVPSADYVEIMMKEKMIDKLDKSKLSTLKNINPLVLEKLQYFDPNNDYEVPYVMGATVIAVNTQYVKDYPRDYSIYNRSDLQGRMTLLDDMREVMTSALDMLGYSQNVEDEKAIAQAAEMVKGWKRNIAKFDAESFGKGFANGDFWVVQGYPDNIFRELDENERKKVDFIIPEKGGTAYVDSFVILSNAPNKDAAYKFIEYIHRPEVYARLADILETPSINIPAKELMKVKPLYEIEDMKNTQVLRDIHSTLDLQNKYWQEVLIAN comes from the coding sequence ATGAAAAAAATATTTTTGTTACTAGCTTTAATTTTTACTCTTGTATCTTGTGGAGAAAGTAAGAAAGAAGAGAATGTTCTTTATCTTTATGGTTGGGCAGATTATATTCCACCAGAAATATATCAAAATTTTGAAAAAGAAACTGGAATCAAAGTTGTTGAGGATATCTACTCATCTAATGAAGAGATGTTTACTAAGTTAAAAGCAGGAGGAACAGGATATGATATAGTTGTTCCATCAGCTGACTATGTAGAGATAATGATGAAAGAAAAAATGATAGATAAACTTGATAAAAGTAAATTATCTACATTAAAAAATATAAATCCATTAGTATTAGAAAAATTACAATACTTTGACCCTAATAATGATTACGAAGTTCCTTATGTAATGGGAGCTACTGTAATTGCAGTAAATACTCAATATGTAAAAGATTACCCTAGAGATTATTCTATCTATAATAGAAGTGATTTACAAGGAAGAATGACTCTTCTTGATGATATGAGAGAGGTAATGACTTCAGCACTAGATATGTTAGGATATTCACAAAATGTTGAAGATGAAAAAGCTATTGCTCAAGCTGCTGAAATGGTAAAAGGATGGAAGAGAAATATAGCTAAATTTGATGCTGAATCTTTTGGAAAAGGATTTGCAAATGGTGATTTCTGGGTAGTTCAAGGTTACCCTGATAATATCTTTAGAGAGTTAGATGAAAATGAAAGAAAAAAAGTTGATTTCATTATTCCTGAAAAAGGTGGAACAGCTTATGTAGATTCTTTTGTTATTTTAAGTAATGCTCCAAATAAAGATGCTGCATATAAATTTATTGAGTATATTCATAGACCAGAAGTTTATGCAAGACTTGCTGATATTCTTGAAACACCATCTATTAATATTCCTGCAAAAGAGTTAATGAAGGTTAAACCTTTATATGAAATTGAAGATATGAAAAATACTCAAGTACTAAGAGATATTCATAGTACTCTTGATCTTCAAAATAAATACTGGCAAGAAGTATTAATAGCAAATTAA